GTTTAGCGTTGAGACGATCTTGCTTTTTCAAAATAAGGGCATTGCTGCAGCCTTCGCTTATATTGCAATAAGCAGTGCAGGGGGCCTTTTATTGACGATCCTCGGCTTCTTTCTAGGCAAGCGTTTAGATGCAGAAGGAGGCAGGCCATGATAATGGATTATTTGCTCGTTGCGATTGGCGGCTGTTTTGGAGCGATTGCCCGTTTCCAAGTTACGAACACTTTAACAAAAAATTTTAAAGGGACGTTCCCGCATGCTACGTTGTTCATTAATTTGCTTGGTTCTTATGTACTTGGGCTTCTCGTCGGCTTTCAAATCTCGTCAACTGTCAATCTCTTAATCGGCATAGGTTTTCTAGGTGCTTTTACAACGTTTTCAACGATGAAGCTCGAATTGCTAAATTTGCTAAATGAAGGAAACTGGGTATATTTCACAAACTATTTTATTCTTACTTATCTTTTTGGGATCGCTCTTGCTTACGCAGGTTTTATGAGCGCTTCATTAATACATGATTTATTTTCACACTTTTCATTTGT
This portion of the Pueribacillus theae genome encodes:
- a CDS encoding fluoride efflux transporter FluC; the protein is MIMDYLLVAIGGCFGAIARFQVTNTLTKNFKGTFPHATLFINLLGSYVLGLLVGFQISSTVNLLIGIGFLGAFTTFSTMKLELLNLLNEGNWVYFTNYFILTYLFGIALAYAGFMSASLIHDLFSHFSFVHFMLK